From a single Apium graveolens cultivar Ventura chromosome 2, ASM990537v1, whole genome shotgun sequence genomic region:
- the LOC141709072 gene encoding 1,4-alpha-glucan-branching enzyme-like isoform X3 — protein MALVSLTPFSIQLASLTQGSRNNWFVANQRGLISGPGISIEYQKFLYSSRFPKFRRMEQRPSISAVLTDENSDMMQIEEYTDAVAILDLDPGLQPYKDHFRYRMKRYIEQKKLIEKYEGSVENFAQGYMKFGFNREKGVLVYREWAPAAQEAQIIGDFNGWDGFNHKMEKDQFGVWFITIPDSGGKTGIPHNSRVKFRFKHGDGVWVDRIPAWIKYATVDAARFAAPYDGVYWDPPHSERYEFRYPRPPKSTTPRIYEAHVGMSGSEPRVSSYREFADDVLPRIRENNYNTVQLMAVMEHSYYGSFGYHVTNFFAVSSRSGTPEDLKYLIDKAHSLGLRVLMDVVHSHASNNVTDGLNGFDVGQSSQESYFHTGDRGYHQLWDSKLFNYANWEVLRFLLSNLRWWLEEYRFDGFRFDGVTSMLYHHHGINMAFTGNYNEYFSESTDVDAVVYLMLANSLIHNILLDATVVAEDVSGAPGLGRPVFEGGIGFDYRLAMAIPDKWIDYLKNKKDKEWSMKEISWSLTNRRYTEKCIAYAESHDQSIVGDKTIAFLLMDQEMYSGMSALGPASPTIDRGIALHKMIHFMTMALGGEGYLNFMGNEFGHPEWIDFPREGNNWSYDKCRRQWNLVDEDHLRYKFMCAFDRAMNTLDENYAFLASNKQIVSCANDEEKVVVFERGDLVFIFNFHPENTYDGYKVGCDMPGKYRVALDSDALEFGGHGRVGHEVDHFTSPEGIPGVPETNFNNRPNSFQVLSPPRTCVVYYRVEEGNKVTSVEANE, from the exons ATGGCACTTGTTTCTTTAACACCCTTTTCAATTCAACTAGCTTCTCTTACTCAG GGCTCGAGGAATAACTGGTTTGTTGCAAATCAGCGCGGACTAATTTCTGGACCTGGGATATCAATTGAGTATCAGAAATTTCTTTATTCATCAAGATTTCCAAAATTTAGGAGG ATGGAACAAAGGCCTTCCATCTCAGCTGTATTGACTGATGAAAACTCCGATATGATGCAAATTGAAGAATACACTGATGCAGTTGCTATTTTGGATCTCGACCCAGGATTGCAACCATATAAAGATCACTTCAGATATAGAATGAAAAGATATATTGAGCAGAAAAAGCTAATTGAAAAATATGAAGGAAGCGTTGAAAATTTTGCACAAG GTTATATGAAATTTGGTTTTAATAGAGAGAAAGGTGTCCTTGTATACCGTGAATGGGCCCCTGCTGCTCA AGAAGCACAAATTATTGGGGACTTCAATGGATGGGATGGATTTAATCACAAGATGGAGAAAGATCAGTTTGGTGTTTGGTTTATTACAATTCCTGATTCTGGTGGGAAAACAGGCATACCGCATAATTCAAGAGTCAAGTTTCGATTCAAGCATGGTGATGGAGTTTGGGTTGACAGGATCCCAGCTTGGATAAAGTATGCCACTGTGGATGCAGCGAGGTTTGCCGCACCTTATGATGGTGTGTACTGGGACCCGCCACATTCAGAGAG GTATGAGTTCAGATACCCCCGCCCGCCAAAATCTACAACACCACGGATTTATGAGGCTCATGTCGGTATGAGTGGTTCAGAACCCCGTGTAAGTTCATACAGAGAATTTGCAGATGACGTCTTACCTCGTATTAGGGAAAATAATTATAACACAGTCCAGTTGATGGCCGTGATGGAGCATTCCTACTACGGTTCCTTCGGATATCATGTCACAAATTTTTTTGCTGTGAGCAGTAGGTCGGGAACCCCTGAAGACCTTAAGTATTTGATAGATAAAGCACATAGCTTAGGTTTACGGGTACTAATGGATGTTGTTCACAGCCATGCAAGCAACAATGTTACTGATGGCCTTAATGGCTTCGATGTTGGCCAAAGTTCACAAGAATCATACTTCCACACTGGAGACCGTGGCTACCACCAGTTGTGGGATAGTAAACTTTTTAACTATGCTAACTGGGAGGTTCTTCGTTTCCTATTATCTAACTTGAGATGGTGGCTGGAGGAGTACAGATTTGACGGGTTTCGATTTGATGGAGTAACTTCAATGTTGTATCATCATCATGGAATCAACATGGCATTTACAGGGAACTACAATGAATATTTCAGCGAGTCAACAGATGTTGACGCAGTGGTTTACCTGATGCTGGCTAACAGTCTGATACACAATATCCTACTGGATGCAACTGTGGTTGCAGAAGATGTTTCTGGTGCGCCTGGGCTTGGTCGGCCTGTTTTTGAGGGAGGAATTGGCTTTGATTATCGTCTGGCAATGGCTATACCTGACAAGTGGATTGATTATTTGAAAAATAAGAAAGATAAAGAGTGGTCTATGAAGGAGATATCCTGGAGTTTGACTAATAGAAGATACACAGAGAAGTGTATAGCTTATGCTGAAAGTCATGACCAG TCTATAGTGGGAGACAAGACTATTGCATTTCTACTTATGGACCAAGAGATGTATTCAGGCATGTCTGCTCTAGGACCAGCTTCTCCAACAATTGATCGAGGAATAGCACTTCACAAG ATGATTCACTTTATGACTATGGCTTTAGGAGGGGAGGGCTATCTTAATTTCATGGGAAATGAG TTTGGTCATCCAGAGTGGATAGACTTTCCTAGAGAAGGAAATAATTGGAGTTACGATAAGTGCAGACGCCAGTGGAATCTGGTAGATGAAGATCACTTGAGATATAAG TTCATGTGTGCTTTTGATAGAGCTATGAATACACTGGATGAAAATTATGCGTTTCTAGCCTCAAATAAACAGATAGTGAGCTGTGCAAATGATGAGGAAAAG GTTGTTGTATTTGAACGGGGAGATCTAGTTTTTATTTTCAACTTTCATCCAGAGAATACATATGACGG GTATAAAGTTGGGTGTGACATGCCCGGGAAATATAGAGTTGCACTGGATAGTGATGCTTTGGAGTTCGGTGGGCATGGAAGA GTGGGCCATGAAGTGGATCATTTCACATCTCCGGAAGGAATACCTGGAGTCCCCGAAACAAACTTCAATAACCGTCCCAACTCGTTCCAAGTACTCTCCCCACCTCGTACATGTGTG GTCTATTATAGAGTTGAAGAAGGCAACAAAGTAACGTCTGTTGAAGCCAACGAGTAG
- the LOC141709072 gene encoding 1,4-alpha-glucan-branching enzyme-like isoform X5, whose protein sequence is MALVSLTPFSIQLASLTQGSRNNWFVANQRGLISGPGISIEYQKFLYSSRFPKFRRQMEQRPSISAVLTDENSDMMQIEEYTDAVAILDLDPGLQPYKDHFRYRMKRYIEQKKLIEKYEGSVENFAQGYMKFGFNREKGVLVYREWAPAAQEAQIIGDFNGWDGFNHKMEKDQFGVWFITIPDSGGKTGIPHNSRVKFRFKHGDGVWVDRIPAWIKYATVDAARFAAPYDGVYWDPPHSERYEFRYPRPPKSTTPRIYEAHVGMSGSEPRVSSYREFADDVLPRIRENNYNTVQLMAVMEHSYYGSFGYHVTNFFAVSSRSGTPEDLKYLIDKAHSLGLRVLMDVVHSHASNNVTDGLNGFDVGQSSQESYFHTGDRGYHQLWDSKLFNYANWEVLRFLLSNLRWWLEEYRFDGFRFDGVTSMLYHHHGINMAFTGNYNEYFSESTDVDAVVYLMLANSLIHNILLDATVVAEDVSGAPGLGRPVFEGGIGFDYRLAMAIPDKWIDYLKNKKDKEWSMKEISWSLTNRRYTEKCIAYAESHDQSIVGDKTIAFLLMDQEMYSGMSALGPASPTIDRGIALHKMIHFMTMALGGEGYLNFMGNEFGHPEWIDFPREGNNWSYDKCRRQWNLVDEDHLRYKFMCAFDRAMNTLDENYAFLASNKQIVSCANDEEKV, encoded by the exons ATGGCACTTGTTTCTTTAACACCCTTTTCAATTCAACTAGCTTCTCTTACTCAG GGCTCGAGGAATAACTGGTTTGTTGCAAATCAGCGCGGACTAATTTCTGGACCTGGGATATCAATTGAGTATCAGAAATTTCTTTATTCATCAAGATTTCCAAAATTTAGGAGG CAGATGGAACAAAGGCCTTCCATCTCAGCTGTATTGACTGATGAAAACTCCGATATGATGCAAATTGAAGAATACACTGATGCAGTTGCTATTTTGGATCTCGACCCAGGATTGCAACCATATAAAGATCACTTCAGATATAGAATGAAAAGATATATTGAGCAGAAAAAGCTAATTGAAAAATATGAAGGAAGCGTTGAAAATTTTGCACAAG GTTATATGAAATTTGGTTTTAATAGAGAGAAAGGTGTCCTTGTATACCGTGAATGGGCCCCTGCTGCTCA AGAAGCACAAATTATTGGGGACTTCAATGGATGGGATGGATTTAATCACAAGATGGAGAAAGATCAGTTTGGTGTTTGGTTTATTACAATTCCTGATTCTGGTGGGAAAACAGGCATACCGCATAATTCAAGAGTCAAGTTTCGATTCAAGCATGGTGATGGAGTTTGGGTTGACAGGATCCCAGCTTGGATAAAGTATGCCACTGTGGATGCAGCGAGGTTTGCCGCACCTTATGATGGTGTGTACTGGGACCCGCCACATTCAGAGAG GTATGAGTTCAGATACCCCCGCCCGCCAAAATCTACAACACCACGGATTTATGAGGCTCATGTCGGTATGAGTGGTTCAGAACCCCGTGTAAGTTCATACAGAGAATTTGCAGATGACGTCTTACCTCGTATTAGGGAAAATAATTATAACACAGTCCAGTTGATGGCCGTGATGGAGCATTCCTACTACGGTTCCTTCGGATATCATGTCACAAATTTTTTTGCTGTGAGCAGTAGGTCGGGAACCCCTGAAGACCTTAAGTATTTGATAGATAAAGCACATAGCTTAGGTTTACGGGTACTAATGGATGTTGTTCACAGCCATGCAAGCAACAATGTTACTGATGGCCTTAATGGCTTCGATGTTGGCCAAAGTTCACAAGAATCATACTTCCACACTGGAGACCGTGGCTACCACCAGTTGTGGGATAGTAAACTTTTTAACTATGCTAACTGGGAGGTTCTTCGTTTCCTATTATCTAACTTGAGATGGTGGCTGGAGGAGTACAGATTTGACGGGTTTCGATTTGATGGAGTAACTTCAATGTTGTATCATCATCATGGAATCAACATGGCATTTACAGGGAACTACAATGAATATTTCAGCGAGTCAACAGATGTTGACGCAGTGGTTTACCTGATGCTGGCTAACAGTCTGATACACAATATCCTACTGGATGCAACTGTGGTTGCAGAAGATGTTTCTGGTGCGCCTGGGCTTGGTCGGCCTGTTTTTGAGGGAGGAATTGGCTTTGATTATCGTCTGGCAATGGCTATACCTGACAAGTGGATTGATTATTTGAAAAATAAGAAAGATAAAGAGTGGTCTATGAAGGAGATATCCTGGAGTTTGACTAATAGAAGATACACAGAGAAGTGTATAGCTTATGCTGAAAGTCATGACCAG TCTATAGTGGGAGACAAGACTATTGCATTTCTACTTATGGACCAAGAGATGTATTCAGGCATGTCTGCTCTAGGACCAGCTTCTCCAACAATTGATCGAGGAATAGCACTTCACAAG ATGATTCACTTTATGACTATGGCTTTAGGAGGGGAGGGCTATCTTAATTTCATGGGAAATGAG TTTGGTCATCCAGAGTGGATAGACTTTCCTAGAGAAGGAAATAATTGGAGTTACGATAAGTGCAGACGCCAGTGGAATCTGGTAGATGAAGATCACTTGAGATATAAG TTCATGTGTGCTTTTGATAGAGCTATGAATACACTGGATGAAAATTATGCGTTTCTAGCCTCAAATAAACAGATAGTGAGCTGTGCAAATGATGAGGAAAAG GTGTGA
- the LOC141709072 gene encoding 1,4-alpha-glucan-branching enzyme-like isoform X1, with protein MALVSLTPFSIQLASLTQGSRNNWFVANQRGLISGPGISIEYQKFLYSSRFPKFRRQMEQRPSISAVLTDENSDMMQIEEYTDAVAILDLDPGLQPYKDHFRYRMKRYIEQKKLIEKYEGSVENFAQGYMKFGFNREKGVLVYREWAPAAQEAQIIGDFNGWDGFNHKMEKDQFGVWFITIPDSGGKTGIPHNSRVKFRFKHGDGVWVDRIPAWIKYATVDAARFAAPYDGVYWDPPHSERYEFRYPRPPKSTTPRIYEAHVGMSGSEPRVSSYREFADDVLPRIRENNYNTVQLMAVMEHSYYGSFGYHVTNFFAVSSRSGTPEDLKYLIDKAHSLGLRVLMDVVHSHASNNVTDGLNGFDVGQSSQESYFHTGDRGYHQLWDSKLFNYANWEVLRFLLSNLRWWLEEYRFDGFRFDGVTSMLYHHHGINMAFTGNYNEYFSESTDVDAVVYLMLANSLIHNILLDATVVAEDVSGAPGLGRPVFEGGIGFDYRLAMAIPDKWIDYLKNKKDKEWSMKEISWSLTNRRYTEKCIAYAESHDQSIVGDKTIAFLLMDQEMYSGMSALGPASPTIDRGIALHKMIHFMTMALGGEGYLNFMGNEFGHPEWIDFPREGNNWSYDKCRRQWNLVDEDHLRYKFMCAFDRAMNTLDENYAFLASNKQIVSCANDEEKVVVFERGDLVFIFNFHPENTYDGYKVGCDMPGKYRVALDSDALEFGGHGRVGHEVDHFTSPEGIPGVPETNFNNRPNSFQVLSPPRTCVVYYRVEEGNKVTSVEANE; from the exons ATGGCACTTGTTTCTTTAACACCCTTTTCAATTCAACTAGCTTCTCTTACTCAG GGCTCGAGGAATAACTGGTTTGTTGCAAATCAGCGCGGACTAATTTCTGGACCTGGGATATCAATTGAGTATCAGAAATTTCTTTATTCATCAAGATTTCCAAAATTTAGGAGG CAGATGGAACAAAGGCCTTCCATCTCAGCTGTATTGACTGATGAAAACTCCGATATGATGCAAATTGAAGAATACACTGATGCAGTTGCTATTTTGGATCTCGACCCAGGATTGCAACCATATAAAGATCACTTCAGATATAGAATGAAAAGATATATTGAGCAGAAAAAGCTAATTGAAAAATATGAAGGAAGCGTTGAAAATTTTGCACAAG GTTATATGAAATTTGGTTTTAATAGAGAGAAAGGTGTCCTTGTATACCGTGAATGGGCCCCTGCTGCTCA AGAAGCACAAATTATTGGGGACTTCAATGGATGGGATGGATTTAATCACAAGATGGAGAAAGATCAGTTTGGTGTTTGGTTTATTACAATTCCTGATTCTGGTGGGAAAACAGGCATACCGCATAATTCAAGAGTCAAGTTTCGATTCAAGCATGGTGATGGAGTTTGGGTTGACAGGATCCCAGCTTGGATAAAGTATGCCACTGTGGATGCAGCGAGGTTTGCCGCACCTTATGATGGTGTGTACTGGGACCCGCCACATTCAGAGAG GTATGAGTTCAGATACCCCCGCCCGCCAAAATCTACAACACCACGGATTTATGAGGCTCATGTCGGTATGAGTGGTTCAGAACCCCGTGTAAGTTCATACAGAGAATTTGCAGATGACGTCTTACCTCGTATTAGGGAAAATAATTATAACACAGTCCAGTTGATGGCCGTGATGGAGCATTCCTACTACGGTTCCTTCGGATATCATGTCACAAATTTTTTTGCTGTGAGCAGTAGGTCGGGAACCCCTGAAGACCTTAAGTATTTGATAGATAAAGCACATAGCTTAGGTTTACGGGTACTAATGGATGTTGTTCACAGCCATGCAAGCAACAATGTTACTGATGGCCTTAATGGCTTCGATGTTGGCCAAAGTTCACAAGAATCATACTTCCACACTGGAGACCGTGGCTACCACCAGTTGTGGGATAGTAAACTTTTTAACTATGCTAACTGGGAGGTTCTTCGTTTCCTATTATCTAACTTGAGATGGTGGCTGGAGGAGTACAGATTTGACGGGTTTCGATTTGATGGAGTAACTTCAATGTTGTATCATCATCATGGAATCAACATGGCATTTACAGGGAACTACAATGAATATTTCAGCGAGTCAACAGATGTTGACGCAGTGGTTTACCTGATGCTGGCTAACAGTCTGATACACAATATCCTACTGGATGCAACTGTGGTTGCAGAAGATGTTTCTGGTGCGCCTGGGCTTGGTCGGCCTGTTTTTGAGGGAGGAATTGGCTTTGATTATCGTCTGGCAATGGCTATACCTGACAAGTGGATTGATTATTTGAAAAATAAGAAAGATAAAGAGTGGTCTATGAAGGAGATATCCTGGAGTTTGACTAATAGAAGATACACAGAGAAGTGTATAGCTTATGCTGAAAGTCATGACCAG TCTATAGTGGGAGACAAGACTATTGCATTTCTACTTATGGACCAAGAGATGTATTCAGGCATGTCTGCTCTAGGACCAGCTTCTCCAACAATTGATCGAGGAATAGCACTTCACAAG ATGATTCACTTTATGACTATGGCTTTAGGAGGGGAGGGCTATCTTAATTTCATGGGAAATGAG TTTGGTCATCCAGAGTGGATAGACTTTCCTAGAGAAGGAAATAATTGGAGTTACGATAAGTGCAGACGCCAGTGGAATCTGGTAGATGAAGATCACTTGAGATATAAG TTCATGTGTGCTTTTGATAGAGCTATGAATACACTGGATGAAAATTATGCGTTTCTAGCCTCAAATAAACAGATAGTGAGCTGTGCAAATGATGAGGAAAAG GTTGTTGTATTTGAACGGGGAGATCTAGTTTTTATTTTCAACTTTCATCCAGAGAATACATATGACGG GTATAAAGTTGGGTGTGACATGCCCGGGAAATATAGAGTTGCACTGGATAGTGATGCTTTGGAGTTCGGTGGGCATGGAAGA GTGGGCCATGAAGTGGATCATTTCACATCTCCGGAAGGAATACCTGGAGTCCCCGAAACAAACTTCAATAACCGTCCCAACTCGTTCCAAGTACTCTCCCCACCTCGTACATGTGTG GTCTATTATAGAGTTGAAGAAGGCAACAAAGTAACGTCTGTTGAAGCCAACGAGTAG
- the LOC141709072 gene encoding 1,4-alpha-glucan-branching enzyme-like isoform X2 — protein sequence MALVSLTPFSIQLASLTQGSRNNWFVANQRGLISGPGISIEYQKFLYSSRFPKFRRQMEQRPSISAVLTDENSDMMQIEEYTDAVAILDLDPGLQPYKDHFRYRMKRYIEQKKLIEKYEGSVENFAQGYMKFGFNREKGVLVYREWAPAAQEAQIIGDFNGWDGFNHKMEKDQFGVWFITIPDSGGKTGIPHNSRVKFRFKHGDGVWVDRIPAWIKYATVDAARFAAPYDGVYWDPPHSERYEFRYPRPPKSTTPRIYEAHVGMSGSEPRVSSYREFADDVLPRIRENNYNTVQLMAVMEHSYYGSFGYHVTNFFAVSSRSGTPEDLKYLIDKAHSLGLRVLMDVVHSHASNNVTDGLNGFDVGQSSQESYFHTGDRGYHQLWDSKLFNYANWEVLRFLLSNLRWWLEEYRFDGFRFDGVTSMLYHHHGINMAFTGNYNEYFSESTDVDAVVYLMLANSLIHNILLDATVVAEDVSGAPGLGRPVFEGGIGFDYRLAMAIPDKWIDYLKNKKDKEWSMKEISWSLTNRRYTEKCIAYAESHDQSIVGDKTIAFLLMDQEMYSGMSALGPASPTIDRGIALHKMIHFMTMALGGEGYLNFMGNEFGHPEWIDFPREGNNWSYDKCRRQWNLVDEDHLRYKFMCAFDRAMNTLDENYAFLASNKQIVSCANDEEKVVVFERGDLVFIFNFHPENTYDGYKVGCDMPGKYRVALDSDALEFGGHGRVGHEVDHFTSPEGIPGVPETNFNNRPNSFQVLSPPRTCVVYYRVEEGNKVTSVEANE from the exons ATGGCACTTGTTTCTTTAACACCCTTTTCAATTCAACTAGCTTCTCTTACTCAG GGCTCGAGGAATAACTGGTTTGTTGCAAATCAGCGCGGACTAATTTCTGGACCTGGGATATCAATTGAGTATCAGAAATTTCTTTATTCATCAAGATTTCCAAAATTTAGGAGG CAGATGGAACAAAGGCCTTCCATCTCAGCTGTATTGACTGATGAAAACTCCGATATGATGCAAATTGAAGAATACACTGATGCAGTTGCTATTTTGGATCTCGACCCAGGATTGCAACCATATAAAGATCACTTCAGATATAGAATGAAAAGATATATTGAGCAGAAAAAGCTAATTGAAAAATATGAAGGAAGCGTTGAAAATTTTGCACAAG GTTATATGAAATTTGGTTTTAATAGAGAGAAAGGTGTCCTTGTATACCGTGAATGGGCCCCTGCTGCTCA AGAAGCACAAATTATTGGGGACTTCAATGGATGGGATGGATTTAATCACAAGATGGAGAAAGATCAGTTTGGTGTTTGGTTTATTACAATTCCTGATTCTGGTGGGAAAACAGGCATACCGCATAATTCAAGAGTCAAGTTTCGATTCAAGCATGGTGATGGAGTTTGGGTTGACAGGATCCCAGCTTGGATAAAGTATGCCACTGTGGATGCAGCGAGGTTTGCCGCACCTTATGATGGTGTGTACTGGGACCCGCCACATTCAGAGAG GTATGAGTTCAGATACCCCCGCCCGCCAAAATCTACAACACCACGGATTTATGAGGCTCATGTCGGTATGAGTGGTTCAGAACCCCGTGTAAGTTCATACAGAGAATTTGCAGATGACGTCTTACCTCGTATTAGGGAAAATAATTATAACACAGTCCAGTTGATGGCCGTGATGGAGCATTCCTACTACGGTTCCTTCGGATATCATGTCACAAATTTTTTTGCTGTGAGCAGTAGGTCGGGAACCCCTGAAGACCTTAAGTATTTGATAGATAAAGCACATAGCTTAGGTTTACGGGTACTAATGGATGTTGTTCACAGCCATGCAAGCAACAATGTTACTGATGGCCTTAATGGCTTCGATGTTGGCCAAAGTTCACAAGAATCATACTTCCACACTGGAGACCGTGGCTACCACCAGTTGTGGGATAGTAAACTTTTTAACTATGCTAACTGGGAGGTTCTTCGTTTCCTATTATCTAACTTGAGATGGTGGCTGGAGGAGTACAGATTTGACGGGTTTCGATTTGATGGAGTAACTTCAATGTTGTATCATCATCATGGAATCAACATGGCATTTACAGGGAACTACAATGAATATTTCAGCGAGTCAACAGATGTTGACGCAGTGGTTTACCTGATGCTGGCTAACAGTCTGATACACAATATCCTACTGGATGCAACTGTGGTTGCAGAAGATGTTTCTGGTGCGCCTGGGCTTGGTCGGCCTGTTTTTGAGGGAGGAATTGGCTTTGATTATCGTCTGGCAATGGCTATACCTGACAAGTGGATTGATTATTTGAAAAATAAGAAAGATAAAGAGTGGTCTATGAAGGAGATATCCTGGAGTTTGACTAATAGAAGATACACAGAGAAGTGTATAGCTTATGCTGAAAGTCATGACCAG TCTATAGTGGGAGACAAGACTATTGCATTTCTACTTATGGACCAAGAGATGTATTCAGGCATGTCTGCTCTAGGACCAGCTTCTCCAACAATTGATCGAGGAATAGCACTTCACAAG ATGATTCACTTTATGACTATGGCTTTAGGAGGGGAGGGCTATCTTAATTTCATGGGAAATGAG TTTGGTCATCCAGAGTGGATAGACTTTCCTAGAGAAGGAAATAATTGGAGTTACGATAAGTGCAGACGCCAGTGGAATCTGGTAGATGAAGATCACTTGAGATATAAG TTCATGTGTGCTTTTGATAGAGCTATGAATACACTGGATGAAAATTATGCGTTTCTAGCCTCAAATAAACAGATAGTGAGCTGTGCAAATGATGAGGAAAAG GTTGTTGTATTTGAACGGGGAGATCTAGTTTTTATTTTCAACTTTCATCCAGAGAATACATATGACGG GTATAAAGTTGGGTGTGACATGCCCGGGAAATATAGAGTTGCACTGGATAGTGATGCTTTGGAGTTCGGTGGGCATGGAAGA GTGGGCCATGAAGTGGATCATTTCACATCTCCAGAAGGAATACCTGGAGTCCCAGAAACAAACTTCAATAACCGTCCCAACTCGTTCCAAGTACTCTCCCCACCTCGTACATGTGTG